Proteins co-encoded in one Williamwhitmania taraxaci genomic window:
- a CDS encoding type I restriction enzyme HsdR N-terminal domain-containing protein: MIELNLPTCNLNIREVANGHEVFDSFRKRFVSLTPEEWVRQNFLNFMVDQLGYPKGLISVEQQLKLNGLTKRCDILAYSKTGNPVLLVECKAPSVNLTNEVFAQVARYNITLQVPFLAITNGLAHYAARISLTDKQFEMLAEFPTFDLVSTV, translated from the coding sequence ATGATCGAGTTGAATTTACCCACGTGCAACCTCAATATTCGGGAAGTGGCTAATGGACATGAGGTTTTTGATTCTTTCCGGAAGCGGTTTGTGTCATTAACCCCCGAAGAGTGGGTTCGACAAAATTTTTTAAACTTCATGGTAGACCAGTTGGGCTATCCCAAAGGGCTTATTTCGGTAGAGCAGCAGTTGAAACTTAATGGGCTTACCAAACGCTGCGATATTCTTGCCTATTCCAAGACTGGGAATCCGGTTTTATTAGTTGAATGTAAAGCACCTTCGGTGAACTTGACTAATGAAGTGTTTGCTCAAGTTGCTCGCTACAACATTACCCTTCAGGTTCCATTTCTGGCTATAACCAATGGACTCGCTCACTACGCAGCTCGAATCTCCTTAACCGACAAACAGTTTGAGATGCTGGCTGAATTTCCAACATTTGATTTGGTTAGCACCGTGTAA